A segment of the Rhodothermales bacterium genome:
GGGGCATCATCATCGCCGGCCGCATCCCCACACTCCATCGGCGGATCAAACAATACCCGAGGGTCGAGGACTACGTCGACAAGATCCAGAAAAAACTGCATCGCGACCCGGTGCTCTCCTTCCAGCTGCGCAACGGATTCGAGATCCTCGGCGTCATGAAGGACTACCTGCCGTACGACCGCGAGTCGATGGGCTACGCCGTCCGCATGGTCTGGCAGAACCCGGCCATTCAGGATAAAGAGTCCGCCCTCCGATCGAAACAGTACGGAATGCACATGCCGGACACCGTGCGTGTGGCCGCCGTGCAGTACATGCAGCGGCGCGTCGACTCGTTCGAGGAGTTTCTGTCGATCGTGGAGTACTTCGTCGATGTCGTGTCCGACTACAAGGCCGACTTCGTCGTCTTTCCCGAGCTTTTCACCCTGCAGCTGCTCTCCTGCGGGGACCAGCAGCTCACCCCCAAGGAGTCGATCGAGGCCCTCACCGAATATACGCCCCGGATCCTCGCGGCCTTCAAGGACCTGGCGATTCGCTACAACGTCAACATCATCGGCGGATCGCACCCCACGCACACCGAAAAAGGGCGGGTGGAGAACATCAGTTACGTCTACCTTCGCGACGGCCGGGTGCATCAGCAGGTGAAGATCCATCCGACGCCCAACGAGGCCTACTGGTGGAACATCGAGGGCGGCGAAAAACTGGAGGCGATCGAAACCGATTGCGGCACCATCGGCGTGCTCATTTGCTACGACTCCGAGTTCCCGGAGCTGGCCCGGCACCTGATCGACCAGGGCGCGATGATCCTCTTCGTCCCCTTTTGCACCGACGAACGGCAGAGTTACCTCCGCGTACGGTACTGCTGCCAGGCGCGCGCGGTCGAAAACCAGTGCTTCGTGGTCATGGCCGGCAACGTGGGCAACCTGCCCCGCGTCGCCAACATGGACATCCAGTATGCCCAGAGCTGCGTGCTCACCCCCTGCGACTTCCCCTTCGCGCGCGACGGCGTCGCCGCCGACACGACCCCCAACGTCGAGATGGTCGCCTTCGCCGATCTGCGGATCGAGTCGCTCCGCATGGCGCGCCACGGCGGCACGGTAAAAAACCTCAAGGACCGCCGGCACGACCTCTACCGCGTGCAGTGGCATAAACGCGGGTAAGGGGTGGGGTTCAGGGTTCAAGGTTTGAGGTTCAAGGGCGGGCTATTGAAGACCCTTGAACCTTGAACCTCAAACCTTGAACCTCCCACCCTCAATCCGCCTGTTCCACCGCCGCCAGCATGGCGCGCAGGGCGTCGCGGAGGGCGGCTTGTTGCGCTTCGCGGGGGATGGTGGCCTTGCGGTCTCCGAGTTGCCGGCCGTAGTGGGCGAAGTGGGCGTGGTTGGCGCCTTCGACACGCACCCATTGCGTGTGCGC
Coding sequences within it:
- a CDS encoding bifunctional GNAT family N-acetyltransferase/carbon-nitrogen hydrolase family protein encodes the protein MSQKARTFPQNNAPITVRKATLEDIPAISDLSSRAYASSGMQAYPEAMLRGQITQFPEGQIVVTHDDRVIGYCATFIVDGEVAMKPHTWVEITGGGFASRHDPNGDYLYGMDVFVDPDYRGFRIGQRLYNARKQLCKDWGLRGIIIAGRIPTLHRRIKQYPRVEDYVDKIQKKLHRDPVLSFQLRNGFEILGVMKDYLPYDRESMGYAVRMVWQNPAIQDKESALRSKQYGMHMPDTVRVAAVQYMQRRVDSFEEFLSIVEYFVDVVSDYKADFVVFPELFTLQLLSCGDQQLTPKESIEALTEYTPRILAAFKDLAIRYNVNIIGGSHPTHTEKGRVENISYVYLRDGRVHQQVKIHPTPNEAYWWNIEGGEKLEAIETDCGTIGVLICYDSEFPELARHLIDQGAMILFVPFCTDERQSYLRVRYCCQARAVENQCFVVMAGNVGNLPRVANMDIQYAQSCVLTPCDFPFARDGVAADTTPNVEMVAFADLRIESLRMARHGGTVKNLKDRRHDLYRVQWHKRG